A stretch of the Hypomesus transpacificus isolate Combined female chromosome 12, fHypTra1, whole genome shotgun sequence genome encodes the following:
- the LOC124474351 gene encoding oxysterol-binding protein-related protein 11-like isoform X2, translating to MGSSSGCGPTFILKKSCQIDHMENIDGYLMKYTNLVTGWQYRFFVLNNEAGLLEYFVNEQSRPQKPRGTLPLAGAVISPSDEDSHTFTVNAISGEQYKLRATDAKERQHWVSRLQICTQHHTEAMGKSNPPPKSRSYSTVSQGSGSSPLSQRRPSHNAASVFSISQLHKGSSLYSSRRSLLPDHLMDAREMMVQAQGQHRDLIQGIEGLPPAPGPPLSPLDQELLMLKATSMATMNCLNDCLHILQLQQVARQASSLGGPTIEWLEPQLPELLNNGGGLAGFPPGGQVDLEGSRLDLTSTESCSFSGQEDIDEEEEAEDSFSDKEEDLGVVEEERSVILHLLSQLKLGMDLTRVVLPTFILEKRSLLEMYADFMSHPDIFVAVTDGNSPEERMVRFVEYYLTSFHEGRKGAIAKKPYNPIIGETFHCSWRVPRTREAQQDSPTAQGCPTAQGCPPAQDCPPARESPTQGCPPDCYQVRFTAEQVSHHPPVSGFYAECQERRMCVNTHVWTKSKFMGMSIGVTMIGEGCLHLLEHDEEYVFTLPCAYARSILTVPWVELGGKVNVTCPKTGYSAIITFQTKPFYGGKLHKVTAEVKHNTTNAVVCRVQGEWNGVLEFSYGNGDTRVVDVTRLPVTKKRVRPTNKQGPNESRRLWQHVTEALRQKDIDKATEHKRLLEERQRTEERHRGETETAWRTRYFDSEGEGWVYHKPLWKNTALKS from the exons ATGGGATCATCTTCTGGATGTGGACCTACATTCATATTAAAGAAATCATGTCAAAT TGACCACATGGAAAACATCGATGGCTACTTGATGAAATACACCAATCTGGTTACAGGATGGCAATACAG GTTCTTTGTGTTGAACAATGAGGCTGGGTTACTGGAGTACTTTGTCAATGAACAGTCCAGGCCCCAGAAGCCTCGCGGGACTCTCCCCCTGGCCGGGGCTGTCATATCCCCGAGCGATGAGGACTCCCACACCTTCACCGTCAACGCCATCAGTGGAGAACAGTACAAACTCAGGG ccaCAGACGCCAAAGAGAGACAGCACTGGGTGAGCAGACTGCAGATctgcacacagcaccacacagaggCCATGGGGAAG AGCAACCCTCCTCCCAAGTCCCGCAGCTACTCCACCGTGTCCCAGGGCAGCGGGAGCTCCCCTCTGTCCCAGCGCCGGCCCAGTCACAACGCCGCCTCCGTCTTCAGCATATCCCAGCTCCACAAGGgctcctctctctactccaGCAGGAGGTCACTGCTGCCTGACCACCTGATGGACGCcagggag ATGATGGTGCAGGCCCAGGGGCAGCACAGGGACCTGATCCAGGGCATCGAGGGCCTGCCCCCAGCCCCGGggccccccctgtcccccctggACCAGGAACTGCTCATGCTGAAGGCCACCTCCATGGCCACCATGAACTGCCTCAACGACTGTCTGCACAtcctccagctgcagcaggtggCCCGGCAGGCCAGCTCTCTGGGAG gCCCCACCATCGAGTGGCTGGAGCCCCAGCTGCCTGAGCTGCTGAACAACGGAGGCGGCCTGGCGGGGTTCCCCCCCGGGGGCCAGGTAGACCTGGAGGGCAGCCGTCTGGACCTCACCAGCACCGAGTCCTGCAGCTTCTCTGGG caggaggacatagacgaggaggaggaggcggaggactCGTTCTCTGATAAGGAGGAGGAcctgggggtggtggaggaggagcgcaGTGTCATCCTACACCTGCTGTCACAGCTCAAACTGGGCATGGACCTCACACGG gtggtTCTTCCCACCTTCATCCTGGAGAAGCGCTCTCTGCTGGAGATGTACGCAGACTTCATGTCCCACCCGGACATCTTCGTGGCCGTCACCGACGGCAACAGCCCCGAAGAGCGCATGGTTCGCTTTGTGGAGTATTACCTCACATCCTTCCACGAGGGCCGCAAGGGAGCCATCGCCAAGAAGCCCTACAACCCCATCATCGGGGAGACCTTCCACTGCTCCTGGAGGGTGCCCAGGACCAGGGAGGCGCAGCAGGACAGCCCCACCGCCCAGGGCTGCCCCACCGCCCAGGGCTGCCCACCCGCCCAGGACTGCCCGCCCGCCCGGGAAAGCCCCACCCAGGGCTGCCCCCCAGACTGCTACCAGGTGCGCTTCACGGCCGAGCAGGTGTCCCATCACCCTCCGGTGTCGGGCTTCTACGCAGAGtgtcaggagaggaggatgtgtgTCAACACGCACGTGTGGACCAAGAGCAAGTTCATGGGCATGTCCATCGGGGTCACCATGATAGGAGAAG gctgCCTGCACCTGCTGGAGCACGATGAGGAGTACGTGTTCACCCTGCCGTGTGCCTACGCCCGCTCCATCCTCACCGTGCCCTGGGTGGAGCTGGGGGGCAAGGTCAACGTCACCTGCCCCAAGACGGGTTACTCGGCCATCATCACCTTCCAGACCAAGCCCTTCTACGGAGGCAAGCTGCACAA GGTGACCGCGGAGGTGAAGCACAACACCACCAACGCGGTGGTGTGCCGTGTGCAGGGAGAGTGGAACGGAGTCCTGGAGTTCTCCTACGGCAACGGTGACACGCGCGTGGTGGACGTCACCAGGCTGCCCGTCACTAAGAAGCGGGTCCGGCCCACCAACAAGCAAGGACCCAACGAATCAAG gCGTCTGTGGCAGCATGTGACAGAAGCTCTGCGTCAGAAGGACATAGACAAGGCCACGGAACACAAGcgcctgctggaggagaggcagaggacgGAGGAGAGGCACCGCGGAGAGACGGAGACCGCCTGGAGGACCAGATACTTTGACAGCGAG GGTGAAGGCTGGGTGTATCACAAACCACTGTGGAAAAACACAGCCCTCAAATCTTAG
- the LOC124474351 gene encoding oxysterol-binding protein-related protein 11-like isoform X1, with translation MTMQGETTALRISDSEGKLDVLTQNRTPSSGRTSSKGWQYSDHMENIDGYLMKYTNLVTGWQYRFFVLNNEAGLLEYFVNEQSRPQKPRGTLPLAGAVISPSDEDSHTFTVNAISGEQYKLRATDAKERQHWVSRLQICTQHHTEAMGKSNPPPKSRSYSTVSQGSGSSPLSQRRPSHNAASVFSISQLHKGSSLYSSRRSLLPDHLMDAREMMVQAQGQHRDLIQGIEGLPPAPGPPLSPLDQELLMLKATSMATMNCLNDCLHILQLQQVARQASSLGGPTIEWLEPQLPELLNNGGGLAGFPPGGQVDLEGSRLDLTSTESCSFSGQEDIDEEEEAEDSFSDKEEDLGVVEEERSVILHLLSQLKLGMDLTRVVLPTFILEKRSLLEMYADFMSHPDIFVAVTDGNSPEERMVRFVEYYLTSFHEGRKGAIAKKPYNPIIGETFHCSWRVPRTREAQQDSPTAQGCPTAQGCPPAQDCPPARESPTQGCPPDCYQVRFTAEQVSHHPPVSGFYAECQERRMCVNTHVWTKSKFMGMSIGVTMIGEGCLHLLEHDEEYVFTLPCAYARSILTVPWVELGGKVNVTCPKTGYSAIITFQTKPFYGGKLHKVTAEVKHNTTNAVVCRVQGEWNGVLEFSYGNGDTRVVDVTRLPVTKKRVRPTNKQGPNESRRLWQHVTEALRQKDIDKATEHKRLLEERQRTEERHRGETETAWRTRYFDSEGEGWVYHKPLWKNTALKS, from the exons ATGACTATGCAAGGAGAAACAACGGCATTACGAATCTCCGACAGTGAAGGCAAGCTTGATGTCCTTACTCAGAACAGGACTCCGAGTTCAGGGAGGACTAGTTCGAAAGGCTGGCAGTACAG TGACCACATGGAAAACATCGATGGCTACTTGATGAAATACACCAATCTGGTTACAGGATGGCAATACAG GTTCTTTGTGTTGAACAATGAGGCTGGGTTACTGGAGTACTTTGTCAATGAACAGTCCAGGCCCCAGAAGCCTCGCGGGACTCTCCCCCTGGCCGGGGCTGTCATATCCCCGAGCGATGAGGACTCCCACACCTTCACCGTCAACGCCATCAGTGGAGAACAGTACAAACTCAGGG ccaCAGACGCCAAAGAGAGACAGCACTGGGTGAGCAGACTGCAGATctgcacacagcaccacacagaggCCATGGGGAAG AGCAACCCTCCTCCCAAGTCCCGCAGCTACTCCACCGTGTCCCAGGGCAGCGGGAGCTCCCCTCTGTCCCAGCGCCGGCCCAGTCACAACGCCGCCTCCGTCTTCAGCATATCCCAGCTCCACAAGGgctcctctctctactccaGCAGGAGGTCACTGCTGCCTGACCACCTGATGGACGCcagggag ATGATGGTGCAGGCCCAGGGGCAGCACAGGGACCTGATCCAGGGCATCGAGGGCCTGCCCCCAGCCCCGGggccccccctgtcccccctggACCAGGAACTGCTCATGCTGAAGGCCACCTCCATGGCCACCATGAACTGCCTCAACGACTGTCTGCACAtcctccagctgcagcaggtggCCCGGCAGGCCAGCTCTCTGGGAG gCCCCACCATCGAGTGGCTGGAGCCCCAGCTGCCTGAGCTGCTGAACAACGGAGGCGGCCTGGCGGGGTTCCCCCCCGGGGGCCAGGTAGACCTGGAGGGCAGCCGTCTGGACCTCACCAGCACCGAGTCCTGCAGCTTCTCTGGG caggaggacatagacgaggaggaggaggcggaggactCGTTCTCTGATAAGGAGGAGGAcctgggggtggtggaggaggagcgcaGTGTCATCCTACACCTGCTGTCACAGCTCAAACTGGGCATGGACCTCACACGG gtggtTCTTCCCACCTTCATCCTGGAGAAGCGCTCTCTGCTGGAGATGTACGCAGACTTCATGTCCCACCCGGACATCTTCGTGGCCGTCACCGACGGCAACAGCCCCGAAGAGCGCATGGTTCGCTTTGTGGAGTATTACCTCACATCCTTCCACGAGGGCCGCAAGGGAGCCATCGCCAAGAAGCCCTACAACCCCATCATCGGGGAGACCTTCCACTGCTCCTGGAGGGTGCCCAGGACCAGGGAGGCGCAGCAGGACAGCCCCACCGCCCAGGGCTGCCCCACCGCCCAGGGCTGCCCACCCGCCCAGGACTGCCCGCCCGCCCGGGAAAGCCCCACCCAGGGCTGCCCCCCAGACTGCTACCAGGTGCGCTTCACGGCCGAGCAGGTGTCCCATCACCCTCCGGTGTCGGGCTTCTACGCAGAGtgtcaggagaggaggatgtgtgTCAACACGCACGTGTGGACCAAGAGCAAGTTCATGGGCATGTCCATCGGGGTCACCATGATAGGAGAAG gctgCCTGCACCTGCTGGAGCACGATGAGGAGTACGTGTTCACCCTGCCGTGTGCCTACGCCCGCTCCATCCTCACCGTGCCCTGGGTGGAGCTGGGGGGCAAGGTCAACGTCACCTGCCCCAAGACGGGTTACTCGGCCATCATCACCTTCCAGACCAAGCCCTTCTACGGAGGCAAGCTGCACAA GGTGACCGCGGAGGTGAAGCACAACACCACCAACGCGGTGGTGTGCCGTGTGCAGGGAGAGTGGAACGGAGTCCTGGAGTTCTCCTACGGCAACGGTGACACGCGCGTGGTGGACGTCACCAGGCTGCCCGTCACTAAGAAGCGGGTCCGGCCCACCAACAAGCAAGGACCCAACGAATCAAG gCGTCTGTGGCAGCATGTGACAGAAGCTCTGCGTCAGAAGGACATAGACAAGGCCACGGAACACAAGcgcctgctggaggagaggcagaggacgGAGGAGAGGCACCGCGGAGAGACGGAGACCGCCTGGAGGACCAGATACTTTGACAGCGAG GGTGAAGGCTGGGTGTATCACAAACCACTGTGGAAAAACACAGCCCTCAAATCTTAG
- the LOC124474351 gene encoding oxysterol-binding protein-related protein 11-like isoform X3, whose translation MENIDGYLMKYTNLVTGWQYRFFVLNNEAGLLEYFVNEQSRPQKPRGTLPLAGAVISPSDEDSHTFTVNAISGEQYKLRATDAKERQHWVSRLQICTQHHTEAMGKSNPPPKSRSYSTVSQGSGSSPLSQRRPSHNAASVFSISQLHKGSSLYSSRRSLLPDHLMDAREMMVQAQGQHRDLIQGIEGLPPAPGPPLSPLDQELLMLKATSMATMNCLNDCLHILQLQQVARQASSLGGPTIEWLEPQLPELLNNGGGLAGFPPGGQVDLEGSRLDLTSTESCSFSGQEDIDEEEEAEDSFSDKEEDLGVVEEERSVILHLLSQLKLGMDLTRVVLPTFILEKRSLLEMYADFMSHPDIFVAVTDGNSPEERMVRFVEYYLTSFHEGRKGAIAKKPYNPIIGETFHCSWRVPRTREAQQDSPTAQGCPTAQGCPPAQDCPPARESPTQGCPPDCYQVRFTAEQVSHHPPVSGFYAECQERRMCVNTHVWTKSKFMGMSIGVTMIGEGCLHLLEHDEEYVFTLPCAYARSILTVPWVELGGKVNVTCPKTGYSAIITFQTKPFYGGKLHKVTAEVKHNTTNAVVCRVQGEWNGVLEFSYGNGDTRVVDVTRLPVTKKRVRPTNKQGPNESRRLWQHVTEALRQKDIDKATEHKRLLEERQRTEERHRGETETAWRTRYFDSEGEGWVYHKPLWKNTALKS comes from the exons ATGGAAAACATCGATGGCTACTTGATGAAATACACCAATCTGGTTACAGGATGGCAATACAG GTTCTTTGTGTTGAACAATGAGGCTGGGTTACTGGAGTACTTTGTCAATGAACAGTCCAGGCCCCAGAAGCCTCGCGGGACTCTCCCCCTGGCCGGGGCTGTCATATCCCCGAGCGATGAGGACTCCCACACCTTCACCGTCAACGCCATCAGTGGAGAACAGTACAAACTCAGGG ccaCAGACGCCAAAGAGAGACAGCACTGGGTGAGCAGACTGCAGATctgcacacagcaccacacagaggCCATGGGGAAG AGCAACCCTCCTCCCAAGTCCCGCAGCTACTCCACCGTGTCCCAGGGCAGCGGGAGCTCCCCTCTGTCCCAGCGCCGGCCCAGTCACAACGCCGCCTCCGTCTTCAGCATATCCCAGCTCCACAAGGgctcctctctctactccaGCAGGAGGTCACTGCTGCCTGACCACCTGATGGACGCcagggag ATGATGGTGCAGGCCCAGGGGCAGCACAGGGACCTGATCCAGGGCATCGAGGGCCTGCCCCCAGCCCCGGggccccccctgtcccccctggACCAGGAACTGCTCATGCTGAAGGCCACCTCCATGGCCACCATGAACTGCCTCAACGACTGTCTGCACAtcctccagctgcagcaggtggCCCGGCAGGCCAGCTCTCTGGGAG gCCCCACCATCGAGTGGCTGGAGCCCCAGCTGCCTGAGCTGCTGAACAACGGAGGCGGCCTGGCGGGGTTCCCCCCCGGGGGCCAGGTAGACCTGGAGGGCAGCCGTCTGGACCTCACCAGCACCGAGTCCTGCAGCTTCTCTGGG caggaggacatagacgaggaggaggaggcggaggactCGTTCTCTGATAAGGAGGAGGAcctgggggtggtggaggaggagcgcaGTGTCATCCTACACCTGCTGTCACAGCTCAAACTGGGCATGGACCTCACACGG gtggtTCTTCCCACCTTCATCCTGGAGAAGCGCTCTCTGCTGGAGATGTACGCAGACTTCATGTCCCACCCGGACATCTTCGTGGCCGTCACCGACGGCAACAGCCCCGAAGAGCGCATGGTTCGCTTTGTGGAGTATTACCTCACATCCTTCCACGAGGGCCGCAAGGGAGCCATCGCCAAGAAGCCCTACAACCCCATCATCGGGGAGACCTTCCACTGCTCCTGGAGGGTGCCCAGGACCAGGGAGGCGCAGCAGGACAGCCCCACCGCCCAGGGCTGCCCCACCGCCCAGGGCTGCCCACCCGCCCAGGACTGCCCGCCCGCCCGGGAAAGCCCCACCCAGGGCTGCCCCCCAGACTGCTACCAGGTGCGCTTCACGGCCGAGCAGGTGTCCCATCACCCTCCGGTGTCGGGCTTCTACGCAGAGtgtcaggagaggaggatgtgtgTCAACACGCACGTGTGGACCAAGAGCAAGTTCATGGGCATGTCCATCGGGGTCACCATGATAGGAGAAG gctgCCTGCACCTGCTGGAGCACGATGAGGAGTACGTGTTCACCCTGCCGTGTGCCTACGCCCGCTCCATCCTCACCGTGCCCTGGGTGGAGCTGGGGGGCAAGGTCAACGTCACCTGCCCCAAGACGGGTTACTCGGCCATCATCACCTTCCAGACCAAGCCCTTCTACGGAGGCAAGCTGCACAA GGTGACCGCGGAGGTGAAGCACAACACCACCAACGCGGTGGTGTGCCGTGTGCAGGGAGAGTGGAACGGAGTCCTGGAGTTCTCCTACGGCAACGGTGACACGCGCGTGGTGGACGTCACCAGGCTGCCCGTCACTAAGAAGCGGGTCCGGCCCACCAACAAGCAAGGACCCAACGAATCAAG gCGTCTGTGGCAGCATGTGACAGAAGCTCTGCGTCAGAAGGACATAGACAAGGCCACGGAACACAAGcgcctgctggaggagaggcagaggacgGAGGAGAGGCACCGCGGAGAGACGGAGACCGCCTGGAGGACCAGATACTTTGACAGCGAG GGTGAAGGCTGGGTGTATCACAAACCACTGTGGAAAAACACAGCCCTCAAATCTTAG
- the LOC124474351 gene encoding oxysterol-binding protein-related protein 11-like isoform X4, translated as MRDMEASEMMVQAQGQHRDLIQGIEGLPPAPGPPLSPLDQELLMLKATSMATMNCLNDCLHILQLQQVARQASSLGGPTIEWLEPQLPELLNNGGGLAGFPPGGQVDLEGSRLDLTSTESCSFSGQEDIDEEEEAEDSFSDKEEDLGVVEEERSVILHLLSQLKLGMDLTRVVLPTFILEKRSLLEMYADFMSHPDIFVAVTDGNSPEERMVRFVEYYLTSFHEGRKGAIAKKPYNPIIGETFHCSWRVPRTREAQQDSPTAQGCPTAQGCPPAQDCPPARESPTQGCPPDCYQVRFTAEQVSHHPPVSGFYAECQERRMCVNTHVWTKSKFMGMSIGVTMIGEGCLHLLEHDEEYVFTLPCAYARSILTVPWVELGGKVNVTCPKTGYSAIITFQTKPFYGGKLHKVTAEVKHNTTNAVVCRVQGEWNGVLEFSYGNGDTRVVDVTRLPVTKKRVRPTNKQGPNESRRLWQHVTEALRQKDIDKATEHKRLLEERQRTEERHRGETETAWRTRYFDSEGEGWVYHKPLWKNTALKS; from the exons ATGCGAGACATGGAGGCCAGCGAG ATGATGGTGCAGGCCCAGGGGCAGCACAGGGACCTGATCCAGGGCATCGAGGGCCTGCCCCCAGCCCCGGggccccccctgtcccccctggACCAGGAACTGCTCATGCTGAAGGCCACCTCCATGGCCACCATGAACTGCCTCAACGACTGTCTGCACAtcctccagctgcagcaggtggCCCGGCAGGCCAGCTCTCTGGGAG gCCCCACCATCGAGTGGCTGGAGCCCCAGCTGCCTGAGCTGCTGAACAACGGAGGCGGCCTGGCGGGGTTCCCCCCCGGGGGCCAGGTAGACCTGGAGGGCAGCCGTCTGGACCTCACCAGCACCGAGTCCTGCAGCTTCTCTGGG caggaggacatagacgaggaggaggaggcggaggactCGTTCTCTGATAAGGAGGAGGAcctgggggtggtggaggaggagcgcaGTGTCATCCTACACCTGCTGTCACAGCTCAAACTGGGCATGGACCTCACACGG gtggtTCTTCCCACCTTCATCCTGGAGAAGCGCTCTCTGCTGGAGATGTACGCAGACTTCATGTCCCACCCGGACATCTTCGTGGCCGTCACCGACGGCAACAGCCCCGAAGAGCGCATGGTTCGCTTTGTGGAGTATTACCTCACATCCTTCCACGAGGGCCGCAAGGGAGCCATCGCCAAGAAGCCCTACAACCCCATCATCGGGGAGACCTTCCACTGCTCCTGGAGGGTGCCCAGGACCAGGGAGGCGCAGCAGGACAGCCCCACCGCCCAGGGCTGCCCCACCGCCCAGGGCTGCCCACCCGCCCAGGACTGCCCGCCCGCCCGGGAAAGCCCCACCCAGGGCTGCCCCCCAGACTGCTACCAGGTGCGCTTCACGGCCGAGCAGGTGTCCCATCACCCTCCGGTGTCGGGCTTCTACGCAGAGtgtcaggagaggaggatgtgtgTCAACACGCACGTGTGGACCAAGAGCAAGTTCATGGGCATGTCCATCGGGGTCACCATGATAGGAGAAG gctgCCTGCACCTGCTGGAGCACGATGAGGAGTACGTGTTCACCCTGCCGTGTGCCTACGCCCGCTCCATCCTCACCGTGCCCTGGGTGGAGCTGGGGGGCAAGGTCAACGTCACCTGCCCCAAGACGGGTTACTCGGCCATCATCACCTTCCAGACCAAGCCCTTCTACGGAGGCAAGCTGCACAA GGTGACCGCGGAGGTGAAGCACAACACCACCAACGCGGTGGTGTGCCGTGTGCAGGGAGAGTGGAACGGAGTCCTGGAGTTCTCCTACGGCAACGGTGACACGCGCGTGGTGGACGTCACCAGGCTGCCCGTCACTAAGAAGCGGGTCCGGCCCACCAACAAGCAAGGACCCAACGAATCAAG gCGTCTGTGGCAGCATGTGACAGAAGCTCTGCGTCAGAAGGACATAGACAAGGCCACGGAACACAAGcgcctgctggaggagaggcagaggacgGAGGAGAGGCACCGCGGAGAGACGGAGACCGCCTGGAGGACCAGATACTTTGACAGCGAG GGTGAAGGCTGGGTGTATCACAAACCACTGTGGAAAAACACAGCCCTCAAATCTTAG